CTGTTTTACTGCACAATGAACTAAGTACTATGACAGTCATAACTTCTATATTAGTTGATTCTAATTAGTAAAAGTATAACAAAAAAAAGTAAATTTTAGTACAGTTAATTTTTTATTATTATAACAGAGGTGAAAAATAAATGAAATTTTTTCGCAAAGCATTGGATTTTTTAATTAGAAATAAAAAAGAAATTCAAGACTTTCTATAAGTCCTATCTGACTTTTTTATCAAAAAGAAGTATGATAGTAGCGAACTTGTTTACATATGTTAAGGAGATGGATAGATGGATTCATTTAACAACTTTCAAGATAATCCTATCGTGCAAAAAAATCGCTGGTGGATTTTAATTTCAGCCGCTATGTTTACATTTATGTCAACGTTAGATGCAAGTATTGTCAATATTGCTTTACCGACTATTTCGACCGATATGAACGTACCTATGAATCAAGCAGTGTGGATTGTATCCATTTACTTAATGGTCATCTGTGCCTGTTTATTGCTTTTTGGAAAAATTGGAGATAGCTTTGGCAAGATCAATAGTTATCGAATTGGAACCATTATCTTTACGATCGGGTCACTATTATGTGGGTTTAATCCCTCTCTAAAATTTCTTTTGTTTGCTCGAATTATTCAAGGCATTGGTTCTAGCATGACTATGGCGACGAATGCTGGGATTATTACAGAAGTTTTTCCTTTGAATGAACGTGGGCGAGCATTAGGTTCCCTTGGTGCCTTTGTTTCACTTGGTTCTATTGCAGGGCCAGGCATCGGCGGAATAATTCTTTCTCATTTTTCCTGGCCTTATATTTTTTGGATCAATGTACCAGTTGGACTTCTGACTATTTTTATTGGTGAAAAATTTTTGCCTAAAGATATCATTAAAAGTGGCAAAAAGGTGGATATGGTTGGTTTTAGTTTGTTTGCCCTCTTTATAATGACTTTTTTTGGTGCTATTTTTATCGGACAAGAAATCGGATTTACTGCATCTCTATCATTAATATTATTTGTTGCAGCAGTGATTTCATTGATTGTTTTTATCCGAATTGAAAAAAACGTTTCTGAGCCCTTGATTACTTTTGCGATTTTCAAAAATAACCTTTTTACGATAAGCTTAATTACAGCTGTTTTGATCTTTTCTTCTAACTTTTTCGTCAATGTTATGATTCCATTTTATTTGCAGAACGCTAGAGGTATTTCTGCAAGTAGTGCAGGTTTATTGATGATGGTTTTCCCATTGTTAATGGTGATCGGCTCTCCTATTAGCGGGTATTTAATAGATAAAATTGGCACTACATTATTAACGGTTACAGGATTATTGTTGTTGTCGATTACGGCATTGATGTATATGTTTTTAAACCAAGGAACCCCACTTTGGTACTATATTTTGGCAACAGGAATTATGGGTTTAGGCAATGCTCTTTTTCAATCATCAAATAATACAACTGTCATGAGTAGTGTTGCCAAAGAAGATTTAGGTGTTGCTGGCAGTATGAATTCTTTTGCTCGAAATTTAGGGATGGTTTTAGGAATTGCTTTAGCTACAACAATTTTATACAAAGCCATGAGCTCTGCCTATGGACAACGAGTGACAACTTACATTAGCACTCGTCCAGATGTATTTATTTTTGGGATGAGAATTACTTTTTTAGGTTCTTTCATTCTCTGTTTAACTGCTTTGCTATTGACATTATTCCGTTTAGCAAAAAAGAAACAATAAGCTAATTTAAAAGTGAAACTCCATCGGCTGACTTGACCATAAAAAGCTTAGTAGCGTAAAACAAAAGTATTGTTTTATGCTACTAAGCTTTATTTTGCTAACTTAGATCTTGTTCTAATACCCAACTCATAATTTCTTTTAATAAGTACGCATGTTTTGATAGCGACTGATTCACTGATTTATGTTGGGTAACTGTATATTTTTTATTTTTAACCCACTCTGGAATTTTTTGACCTGTCTGATAATGAGTTGCTTTTTTTACTAAATTTACTGTTTGCCCCACATTAAATTTTGCTGATCCATCTGAGGTAGGAGCTAAAATCCAAGTACCTGGAGTCCCTTCTTGACTCGTTACATTGACAGCATTTTTCACGGTATTAAAAATATAATAAGTACCTGGTTTTACCGTTGTTTTCACCTGTTTATTTTTTAGTGCATCTTCTGCAGTAAAATAGCCGCTAACAGCACTTTTCAGTGAAATCA
The DNA window shown above is from Enterococcus sp. 4G2_DIV0659 and carries:
- a CDS encoding MFS transporter, whose protein sequence is MDSFNNFQDNPIVQKNRWWILISAAMFTFMSTLDASIVNIALPTISTDMNVPMNQAVWIVSIYLMVICACLLLFGKIGDSFGKINSYRIGTIIFTIGSLLCGFNPSLKFLLFARIIQGIGSSMTMATNAGIITEVFPLNERGRALGSLGAFVSLGSIAGPGIGGIILSHFSWPYIFWINVPVGLLTIFIGEKFLPKDIIKSGKKVDMVGFSLFALFIMTFFGAIFIGQEIGFTASLSLILFVAAVISLIVFIRIEKNVSEPLITFAIFKNNLFTISLITAVLIFSSNFFVNVMIPFYLQNARGISASSAGLLMMVFPLLMVIGSPISGYLIDKIGTTLLTVTGLLLLSITALMYMFLNQGTPLWYYILATGIMGLGNALFQSSNNTTVMSSVAKEDLGVAGSMNSFARNLGMVLGIALATTILYKAMSSAYGQRVTTYISTRPDVFIFGMRITFLGSFILCLTALLLTLFRLAKKKQ